Genomic DNA from Penaeus monodon isolate SGIC_2016 chromosome 4, NSTDA_Pmon_1, whole genome shotgun sequence:
AACAGGACTGAAgagcaaattttttttccatatcctttttttctttggcaacAATTTTGGATATGTATTACTTGTAAATCAAGTTACATATTTTGATGAAATGATTATTTAATCTTTAATAGTGCAATTTACTGGAAACATCTTCAATCTTAAGATATTATTCTAAACCATGTAAGTCATACATGATATGTTTCTTCCTTTTGTCTCATTATCATCAGataattatcatatgattatcattatcatcagataattatcatatgattatcattatcatcagataattatcatatgattatcattatcatcgccaatgGCATTATTACTATATAGTTATCATCACAGTCATTGTTGCGATAATATTAATCACCGTTTATCATAActacaatcattattaccatcatcccaATAATCATCAATACTCTTGTCATCATCCCCCACCTTTACCATTATCACCACAATTACCACAACCCATCAAAatccataaaaaacaataataacaaataaataaataacaataataatactactactaatacaaggAATTCATTTCTTCCCTCGAAACTAAAACCTACACTCAGCTAGTTGTGTATGAAGAGCGGAAACAGGCTGGTCCCTAGTGTAGAAAGTCAGGTTGTTCAAGGTGGCCAAGGCAGACAGTACCAGCTCCTCGCTCTCGTCCACGGCTTTGTGTCTCAAGAcggagatgagcagagagaggcAAGTCCTTGACCTGGCCAACACGGGGCCAACTCGGGCGTGGACGGAAACATTGGCCAGGACACGGatcaactgtaaaaaaaaaaaatcggtgttaGGGTGACATGTCTGATTTATTTATATGTCGTCTTggcaatttatttgtttatttatctgtctctctatttacttgtctatttactattttatctactcatctatccatctacctgtctacaTTCCTATCTACCTACATAACTATATGTCCGTCTCTTTGtatgtatccatccatctgtttgtctttctatgtACCCATTTATCTTccagtatgtagatatatgtattatttatttatctgtctatctacatatgtattacctactgtctctatatctctatgtgtctatctgtgtctttatctatatgtttatccatctatccatcctccAACCTATCTTTGTTACCTGAATTaatctatttgtgtatatgctATGTTCTTATgattgtgtgataataataattgatattactgtgtgtgtgtgtgtgtgtgtgtgtgtgtgtgtgtgtgtgtgtgtgtgtgtgtgtgtgtacgcgcgcgtgtgcgtgtgggtgtgcgtatgcctatgtgtatgtgtatgtgtatgtatatgcgtatgcgtatgtgtgcgtgttcgtatGCATGTACATGTCCGTGTCCGTGTGGGTATGCGCGCGCCAatttatacgtatgcatatgtcTAAGTGCAtacaaatgtgcacacacacacacacacacacacacacacacacacacacacacacacacacacacacacacacacacacacacacacacacatatatatatatatatatatatatatatatatatatatatatatatatatatacatatatatatatatatatatatatatatatatatatatatatatatatatatatatatatatatgatgtcaaAGTGCACGTATAAGAGTGCCTGTACACGTGTTCTCGCCAGCGTCCGGCCCCACCTTGACCATGACGTCTTCCGGAGCGCCGCTGGCAGGAGTGAGCGGGTCAGCCAtttcctcggcctggtggtggcgGTCCCTTCGTAGGTACTCGGTCAGCAATTCTAGTAGAGTCTCCGTGAAGCCGTCTTCGCTGAACAACtgtgtaagaaagaaaaaggaaaagctgtAGTAATGCAGGATAATTTTGAAGTTTATGAATTGTTTACAGTTTGAATGTCGTGGAACTGTGGCCGCATGTTCTAGAATTTCACCGATGGATATTCTACTGTTGGTGACCAACATGTTCCTtatatctccccctccctatgaagaaaaaaaagaaggaaaaaacgtgAAACTGCCGTTAGGTACTTGGATTTTCATCATGACCTGCAATAAACTTAATAAAAGCCAGAACAACGCCACCAGATTTGTTTCACATCCCATATTTCCGCCTtcaccccaaaaaaagtaaaaaaaaaaaaaaagaaagagagacagagactataGGTCGCtagatttccttctttctccatgaACAGCACTCATCCCTTGtaaatcccctaaaaaaaaaaaaaaaaaaaaaaaagccaaaaaatttttcgtttgcCATTCTGCGgtcttcccttttcaaaaaaaaaaaaaaataataaaaataaataaaataaaacaataataataataaaattaaaaaaataaagtaaatagataaataatataaactacGCATCAGGATTTTCCATACCTGCCAGCGCGCATCGTCTGAATTGGCCATCATGTTGCCGAGGGCGTAAGCTAATCGCACCACGATGGCGGGCGAGGAGGCGTGGCGGCGGAGGGCACTCACTGTCGCCGGAAGAGTGCCAGggtgggcggcggcggcggcgcaacATTCCTCGTGGGTTGAGATGATGCTGTGAAGGGATTGGCAGTGATATAGGAAGAATTCATACTATTGTGctaattttatatattcgtgAATTGATAGGATACAGTAAAGGAATTtgcaatacaatatttttttgtaagtattCGTGGGTTCATTTGCTACTGTGTAGGAATTTGCAACACTGTAGTACGGACAGGTATTCGTGAGTCGAAATGATGCTACAGGATTTATACTAATGTGTTATTGCCATGTATGCGTGCGTTGATATGATGCTGAGAAGGGATTTGCAGTACTATATTGTTGACTATAATATGATGCTATAGAAAGGATTAAATTCTGTGCTATTGGAATGGTTTCGTGGACGGATAGGACACCACAAAAAATTTGTAGTACTGTACTGTTTGTAATGTTTCGTGGGTTGAAATGATTATGTAAAGGGTTTTGCAGTACTGTGCTTTGGGAAGGTGGTCGTTAGTCGATAGAATGCTATAAAATTATACTTCTGGACTGTTGACAGATAGTGATGTTATGCTGTAAAAGGAATATGTACTATTGTACTAATGGAATATATTCATTGGGCCTGTATTATGCCGTAAATGAATGACTGAgagagtttgtttttttcgtcgAGTATGAAAACCAGTTTCGAGTAATATACGGCAAGTATTCATCGGCTGACAACATACTATACCAAATATACTGGTGGGTATTATTGTCGCGATGTGGTTAAGAACAGTTAAAATTAGTAGTTTTGAGTATTAAgttaatgttgataaaaatagaggtttttggattttttaagaGTTTTCTATGGTGTCTGATTATTCCCAAATCCTAACCTCAAGGAATCAATTTCTTTCATCAAGGTAGAGAGAAGCATCAAGGTAGAAAGAAGCATCAACGTACCTCAGAATTCTAACCACATTAGCGGTCACATCTGCGTCGTGGGAGAAGTGCTGCAGCAGATTGCACACCTGCGGCACTGCACCCGTCACCAGCAGGAGTGGGAAAGTCCTCTCACAGCTACTCACGTGACGAAGGGTTCCTGTCAGCTGCACTAGGGCGTAGTGGGTCTGCTCGGGCACGCTTCCGCTCTCTTGCTGCTGCTCGGAAAGAAGGGGTTAGGGGGATCGTATCATAGGGCTCTGGATTGCGTGGCGTGAGGGTACTTCATGCATGCGTCAGTGCTTATTTGGCTGtcgatttttttctattgtattctttatcttgttttctttctatcCGACCGTTTGGTtgaatctctgtctctgtctctctctctctctctctctctctctctctctctctctctctctctctctctcactctctctctctctccctctctatctctctctctctctctctcttctctctctctctctctctctctcctctcgctttccttgtctctccttccctcactctctcccattctttcttcccatccctctccccttttatccttATGCAACCAGCATACTTCCTGGCCCACACACTCACATGGTTGACGATGAGCTTCATGTGCAGAACCAGCAGCTCCAGCACCCCTCGGTTCAAGAGTCGCGTCACTAGCTGGGAATTCATGGTGAGGAATTTGAGAGCACCATAGCCGTAAACACAAGCTTCGGGCTGCTCCAGGGGCGGGACACAAGCCACGGCCTCGAGGAGTAGGTCGAGTAAGTTGCCCTCAAGGAAGAGAGCATCGTTCGCGTCATGGCGTGTCACTTTGAACACTAACTTGCACACTGAGGTTAGGTTGCTGCCCGACACTTTTAGCTGCGGAAGGGTTTGAAAAAGGGTCTCAGGTGTAATTAAAACTAGCTAATCATCATAATTCTATCATCTTTAAAATCAAATCTATACGGCCATCATGATCAATCATTCCTCCTTACATGACACACATGCCGCAACAAACAAACCTTCCTCTTTGGATTAACCGCCTAAAATAGCCACAAACTTTCAGAACACACTTTTCCTTCAGGACTCACCGCCAACATGACCCTGGCGATATTGGCAAGGAGAGCGCCGTGTTCGCGATCGACGAGGCGGAAGACGGCCCTGAGGACCTGAGACCGGTACCTGAAGTGTCGCCCCAGCAGCCCCCCAGCCTCCAGAGCGCCGTACAGCTTCCCTACGAGCTCGGCCAGCACGTCTTCTCCAACGGCTGCGGCGTCAAGAATCAAGGAATTGGCGATAGTATTAACCGGGGCAATCAATTCTTACTAGTTATTAACATAACTGATAATGGTGTGAAACAGTGTGCATAAGGTAAGAAATCTGTGAGATCTACAGTGCACAAATCGgacatctatcttatctatatcaaaGTTTCACAAACTTTCTTATCACTTCAGTTGTTACCCCATCTTAAAACAACAATCATGAATTCCATTCATTTGTactgattaagaaaaaatatttactcaCAACTATAAAACCTATCTGATGACGATATACCCttcatcatatatgcatatacatttcccTCCATAAGTCACACGCGTAAACCAGCAATCGAATTAACACACCAATTCCCGAAAAACAAACTATCCTCCCATTTACTGAAACATCCCCTTCTGCACACCCCCACTCACCGCATCCCACCGCCCTGCTGATCTCGTCTAAAATAGGGTTGATTTTCTCCTCGTAGTAAACGGTTTGATCCACAGCCACTTCTCGGTTGACAGGAGTCTGTGCTGTCATGTCCTTGTCCTCGTTTTGGGCGTCCTCTGGAAGATGGTGTTTCGTTGGTTATTTTACAGTTTATGAGAGCAAGGTGTTCCCCTATTCTTTAACCCTCAACAGTTGCTAATAGGATATCCAATTTTATAATAGAGAATTCTTGAACTCATATTCAACAAACATCCTCTTGTTGTTGAAAggcataatttttatcatatcttgTCAAAGAATGATAAGGAGTATATGCCCAACAACAAAGcccactccatatatatatatatatatatatatatatatatatatatatataatatatatgtatatatatatatatatatatatatatatatatatatatatgtatatatatataatatatataatatatatatatgatatatatataatgagagagtgaaagtgagagagagaggagagagagagagagagagaggagagagaggagagagagaggagagagggggggagagggagaggtagagggagagggagagggagagggagagggagagggagagagggagagggaggagaggagagagagagaaagagagagagagagagaagagagagagagagagagagagagagagagaggagagagagaggaggggggggggagaggggggagacagagagagagagaggagacagagagagagagagagagaaagagagagaaagagaaagagagagaaagagagagagagagagagagagagagagagagagagagattcgcaagaacaagaaaaacaaaaaaaatgacagacaaaAGAAATGCCTGCACTACGTTAAGCCGAGGAACATGGATTCTAAGCCGCAGGATGATGATGCGGTAAAGATGACCCCGACCTCCTCCACTTAAATAcaatccatatataaaaaagacctTACCGCGAACAACCCCAACACCCCTCACAGCCCCTTCCCCCAACTCCCTCACCTGCCGCCTGCGAATTCTGCTGGCTCCTTCCCTCAACGGCATGGCGCCAGTCCCTATCGACGCCCGCTCGCTTCGAAACACTTTTCTTCCTCTGAGCCGATTCGGACTTTCGAAGCCTGGGCGTGGGCTTAGGGGCGTGGTTTTTGATAATGGGTTCTGGGGCTTTGTTGTCGTCTGTTTgctgggaggagaaggaggaagcgggTGATGCGTTAGCGATAAAGTCTCTTTGCTTGTGATTCCAATtcagtgtttgtctgtatgtcgcAAATATGAAACACTGTTTGCTCCTAATTATAAAGCTCACATTTTATATTgtacctatattaatatattatatatataatatatatatatatatatatatatatatataaatatataatatatatatatataataatattatatatatatatatattatatataatatataattatatagtatatatataatatataactatatatatataataatatatatatatattataattatattatatatatatatatatatatatatatatcatatatatatatattatatatatatatatatatatatatatattattatattatatatatatatatatatatatatatatatataatatgtatctatatatatgggtgtgtgtgtgtgtgggtgtgggtgtgggggtgtgggtgtgtgtatggtagcgtgcatatatatatatatatatatatatatatatatatatatatatatatatatatatatatatatatatatatatatatactcatagatatgtatattggtatatgtatatattttataaggagATTAGTTACTATAGCTGAACAAAATTGAAGCACAAATCATTTTAGGATAGTAAATAGGGGTACAAGcaattgataaaatacaaaagattTTGGGAAGGCTACAGGAAAGCGAGGTTTTATAAGCAGTAAAAAGATATCAAGCTTTCATTTAAtacttatcagtgtggaacagaGTAATGGAATCGTATCTACAGTTACTACTTAAGTATTCTAATTCtacaaaaagaaaagtctttagaaATCATTCTCAGATTCCTGATACAATTTGGATGTTAGATAATGTAGAACAACCAGTCACAGCTGGTTATGTAcagaataaatctatatataagtatatacttggAACCGGATTCAGATCTATTCCTATGCAAAATCAGGTTATGTCAAACTACTCCACATgcagaaatatagaaaaatacctGCATGGCTTCAAAAAAATTCAGATGCTGTTAGATCTTGAAGTTTCTCTTAAATTTATTCATagtcagacaaataaacaaattaacaaaatatacatacatatccagaAAATATTGTAACcgtttggttattatcattgttattttatttaagcTTGTTTGCATGACACCAGTTCTGAATTCTATCTAGCAATTTCATGTCGGATACTATTGCCTAAAACCCTGTTATTGGTAAAACTGTATTGCCAACGTGAATAATAAATgcttaaccccccaaaaaaagaaaaataataaataaataaattgattaattaattaaaaaatacataaataaaataaatatacaaggaattatataaCTTACATCGATCTGAAGGTCCTGatatcatattaaataataataatgaatatgatactaaatgtagtaataataataacaacaacaacagcaataataatggtaaaaaacatataataatgccaataataaagttaataatgataataataataataaggatgataacaataacaataataatattaatcattataattaattaaaatgtatcaatactaaaaatgataaaatcaagaaaatccTTCCAacttctccccatcttctctctccttacctgCTGCTCTGCCGGCGTGCCCTTCGTCTTGGCCGCTTCCTGAGTGTTATTTTCCTGTGCCGGAGCCGTGGTAGGAGACTGAAATTCCCTCCTTAGTCTAAGCGAGGACTCCAGGTCACTCACCTCCAGGTCAGTGTTGTTCAGGAGTTGCTGGAACAACGGAGTGCCTGTGATGGATTCTGAGTTGGCTGCCAAACGCACCTGTGTGGGACGAGCGGACGGGAGGTCACGGGGTTAAGGGGAATGCCTGCGGTGCCTCGTCTAGGTCTTAGTTCTAAGTGTAAGGGTCTAGAATGTAGTGTTTATCTCaagaggggaagggtgtgtgtgtatatatatgtatatgtatatatatatatatatatatatatatatatatatatatatatatatatatatatatatatatgtatatgtaatatatatatatatatatatatatatatatatatatatatatatatatatatatatatatatatatatatatatacacacacacatgtatatatacatatcgtgcacacatacatatacataagtatgcatatggatatatgtatctcTGTTCTTATTTTCAAGATACGAACCAAGGTGTTAAGGAGAATCTTTTATAAGGAGATTAGTTAGGATAGGGTTTTAGGATAGTAAATAAGGTATAAGCAATTGATAAAATACAAGAGATTTGGGAAGATTACCGGAGTGCGAGTTTTTATAAgcagatataaaatatgatttttttttcatataatacttaccactgtggaatatatatatatatatatatatatatatatatatatatatatatatatataatatatatatatagagagagagagagagagagagagagagagagagagagagagagaagcggaggaaaaagagaaagaaagagacaaacagacggacaaataaaaaaaaaaaaacaaaaaaaaacagacaaacatagcgagaaaacacacacacacacacacagaaatacacagaaTTAGCAACACGTAAAAAACCATAATGAACATAAACCACACCCCCATAGTAATAATACCTTCTTCACTTCATCCGGCCTCGACTCCGGACTTGGACTCGAGTTGTGGGAGCCATCGTCTTCCTCTTGAGATTCCTGGAAGTTCGTAGATTGTTAGTTTTGAGAGATTTATAAGGACGATACGTCTGACACTAGATGTTGAGTTAGATATGATAATTAGTTAGTTCTGATTTATAAGGATGAGATGTAATGGTAAACGTATGGTATAGATATGAGTAGATATGATACTTAATtcaagtctgtttttttttgcgatttgtaaggataaaatattatgtttaataatggTGAAGGTATGATActagatatgaagagagagttgATAATCAAGTtcatataatatcaaataacaaGAGCAAAATTTTCGACGCAATAACAATACCTGCGTAATCTgactttataaaatattatgtatttttcagTATTATTCAGACATGAAAACGTTTTGAAATAAGGCAAGGTTACGAACTCAAATAATTTTACCCTCCACTTTATTTTAccaaacaaagatttttttttatgaagctaCAACGAACAAATATATAGGATCTTTTGTAAGGTTTCCCCTAAACCAGTTTCTATGAATCCCTTACGAGGCTCACCTGTAAACTGCTCATTGTAGTTAGGGTGGCACTGCGCTGTGGCACAGAGGAGCGCCGAGTCTTGCCCCCGTCATCGTTGTCTTCCGCTTCTTCAGGCACTGTAGtacgagggagaaaaaaagaagttgcAATTGCGCAAATGGGAAAAACTGTAAAGCAATGTTTGATTCTAATTTCTTACACAGCAGAATCGCGAGACTAATTTTCGCACACtgaagttatataaatatatatatatatatatatatatatatatatatatatatatatatatatatatatatatatatatatatatatatatatatacttcttttttttttctttctttctttctttgcaatgAAAATTTACGTGATGCTATATAGCCAGAACAAAGAGCTAAAAGCCAAGACCAAActaatcataactataatttaCATTAACAAATTCAAAGCTGACAAAACGAAACGGGAAGAATCGGAGTCACTTACAGTCGCAGAGGGACAGAGCTCGGAACTGGTGCCTCTGAACCCTTCGAGACGATACCAGCGAAGGCAGCTTATTCTG
This window encodes:
- the LOC119572456 gene encoding armadillo repeat-containing protein 2-like, with protein sequence MTSLPLQNKLPSLVSSRRVQRHQFRALSLCDLPEEAEDNDDGGKTRRSSVPQRSATLTTMSSLQESQEEDDGSHNSSPSPESRPDEVKKVRLAANSESITGTPLFQQLLNNTDLEVSDLESSLRLRREFQSPTTAPAQENNTQEAAKTKGTPAEQQQTDDNKAPEPIIKNHAPKPTPRLRKSESAQRKKSVSKRAGVDRDWRHAVEGRSQQNSQAAEDAQNEDKDMTAQTPVNREVAVDQTVYYEEKINPILDEISRAVGCAVGEDVLAELVGKLYGALEAGGLLGRHFRYRSQVLRAVFRLVDREHGALLANIARVMLALKVSGSNLTSVCKLVFKVTRHDANDALFLEGNLLDLLLEAVACVPPLEQPEACVYGYGALKFLTMNSQLVTRLLNRGVLELLVLHMKLIVNHQQESGSVPEQTHYALVQLTGTLRHVSSCERTFPLLLVTGAVPQVCNLLQHFSHDADVTANVVRILSITSLSVNSPEYEFFLYHCQSLHSIISTHEECCAAAAAHPGTLPATVSALRRHASSPAIVVRLAYALGNMMANSDDARWQLFSEDGFTETLLELLTEYLRRDRHHQAEEMADPLTPASGAPEDVMVKLIRVLANVSVHARVGPVLARSRTCLSLLISVLRHKAVDESEELVLSALATLNNLTFYTRDQPVSALHTQLAECLCDMLPMDHVEGLVETIRVFGNLTHFREIRDIVTKRADPAMKGSRFSGCHVLEILIEMLDCDSRELVYVCAGVLVNLMSDASRRSIFQEENGVLRMIDVLQYFGYGDWQLCSLACQVLWNFCASAADVQSTLGDKETEKLVFVLEEFLDDDSYFNNPEVFGECDPETKDVVYQLWEDFAQVATKLLDRIEENTSSLPIVSPT